The following are encoded in a window of uncultured Sphaerochaeta sp. genomic DNA:
- a CDS encoding PAS domain-containing protein yields the protein MELMHNHDKRTSRLIEYFQILSEGTTDKETYESYRDVLETATAYETNAALDELLSKAEDIESYTIPVARFIRSVGKGLESATLPDYQDNVLLTSLVEENVEIAKVSSSLQQLSIQLKKEGCSDVSGIQEVLSAFDLLQKHYERLQNELFPLFEQTSNDHSCVKLIWAIQNTALELKKQTQAYEGNDMASFWKLFSNFYFNMEILRYRETYILYPVAYRALGEHSEKRMDSALADALFSCRTGALTFEQLELIFRLLPLDVAFIGADDRVKFYSDPPHRIFPRSPQVIGRLVQNCHPPKSVSTVEEILSSFKEGREDSAEFYLVVRGAFVHIQYYAVRSMDGKYLGTLEVTQDATHLRSLSGEKRLL from the coding sequence ATGGAACTAATGCATAATCATGACAAGCGTACTTCACGTCTTATTGAGTACTTCCAGATTCTCAGTGAGGGAACTACAGACAAGGAAACCTATGAATCCTATCGTGATGTATTGGAAACAGCCACCGCATATGAGACGAATGCGGCATTGGATGAACTCCTCAGCAAGGCAGAGGATATTGAGTCCTATACCATTCCAGTGGCAAGGTTCATCCGTTCAGTGGGTAAGGGCTTGGAGAGTGCTACGCTTCCAGATTACCAGGACAATGTACTGCTTACATCCTTGGTTGAGGAGAATGTTGAAATCGCGAAGGTGTCCTCTTCCTTGCAGCAACTCAGCATTCAGCTGAAGAAGGAAGGATGTAGTGATGTTTCAGGCATACAGGAAGTTCTTTCCGCGTTTGACCTGCTACAAAAGCACTATGAGCGGTTGCAGAATGAGCTATTTCCCCTTTTTGAGCAAACCAGCAATGACCATAGCTGCGTGAAGCTTATCTGGGCTATCCAGAATACAGCCCTTGAACTGAAGAAGCAGACTCAAGCCTATGAAGGTAATGATATGGCATCCTTCTGGAAATTGTTCAGCAACTTCTATTTCAACATGGAAATATTGCGGTATAGGGAGACATATATACTCTATCCGGTTGCATATCGTGCTCTAGGCGAGCATAGCGAAAAGCGTATGGATAGTGCCCTTGCTGATGCACTCTTTTCTTGTAGGACGGGGGCCCTCACATTCGAACAGTTGGAGTTGATCTTCCGCCTCCTTCCACTCGATGTTGCTTTCATAGGGGCCGATGACAGGGTCAAGTTCTACTCTGATCCACCACATCGAATCTTTCCCCGTAGTCCACAGGTAATTGGAAGGTTGGTGCAGAACTGCCATCCTCCAAAGAGCGTGTCCACGGTCGAGGAAATCCTCAGTTCCTTCAAAGAAGGAAGGGAGGATTCTGCGGAGTTCTATCTGGTTGTAAGGGGAGCATTTGTCCACATCCAGTACTACGCAGTGCGTAGCATGGATGGCAAGTATCTTGGGACCTTGGAAGTGACCCAAGACGCAACACACCTCAGGTCCCTTAGCGGGGAGAAGCGGTTGCTCTAG
- a CDS encoding nucleoside-diphosphate kinase has translation MEQSLSYVLVTPYTVAKSRTGGVLSRLLSRISLELVGAQMIAMDQTITEEYASIIKTREKDEGANISNLLSSYIEQNLGPTGGVKHRSLLLLFKGEHPCEELTKVVGSFQKEARLVENVTGMSIRDTYADLIYTDEKESDVLYFEPAVITAQSQNEADQTLALFGAWLPGKNNIVKNRPDEYYEKAQRTLVIIKPDNWKYASSRPGMIIDMFSRSGLRIVGIKVLKMSVAQALQFYGPTKEGLKAKLAPIYGMQARELLEGEFNVLLGDQLQNILTNSFGDMYSEEQFERIVEFMAGIKPSECKAEDLDKPGLVKCMVLIYEGVDAVSKIRTILGATDPNKALAGTIRREFGSNIRVNAAHASDSPENAQREMGVLEAEENFNATLIKGYLESRATASPR, from the coding sequence ATGGAACAGTCCTTATCGTATGTTCTGGTTACCCCATATACCGTAGCAAAAAGTCGCACCGGCGGGGTGCTTTCCAGACTTCTCTCCCGCATATCCCTTGAGCTTGTAGGAGCTCAGATGATTGCAATGGATCAGACCATTACCGAGGAATATGCATCGATTATCAAGACTAGGGAAAAGGATGAGGGAGCAAACATCTCAAACCTTCTTTCCTCCTACATAGAACAGAACCTAGGACCCACCGGTGGAGTCAAACACCGATCCTTGTTGCTTCTATTCAAAGGGGAACATCCCTGTGAGGAACTTACCAAAGTGGTGGGATCCTTCCAGAAGGAAGCCCGCTTGGTGGAAAATGTTACTGGGATGTCAATCCGTGACACCTATGCTGATCTTATCTATACTGATGAGAAAGAGAGCGATGTTCTTTATTTTGAACCTGCAGTCATCACTGCTCAAAGCCAGAATGAAGCTGACCAAACGCTCGCCCTATTTGGTGCCTGGTTGCCAGGAAAAAACAACATCGTCAAGAACAGACCTGATGAATATTATGAGAAGGCCCAGCGAACACTGGTCATCATCAAGCCAGATAACTGGAAGTATGCTTCCAGCCGCCCCGGCATGATCATAGACATGTTCAGTCGCAGTGGACTTCGCATCGTGGGCATCAAGGTACTGAAGATGTCCGTTGCCCAGGCTCTGCAGTTCTACGGCCCGACCAAGGAAGGCTTGAAAGCCAAACTTGCTCCCATCTATGGTATGCAAGCGAGGGAACTCCTGGAAGGTGAATTCAATGTACTGCTGGGAGATCAGCTCCAGAATATCCTGACCAACAGCTTCGGCGATATGTACAGTGAAGAACAGTTCGAACGTATTGTAGAGTTCATGGCCGGTATAAAGCCGAGTGAATGCAAGGCTGAGGATCTAGACAAGCCAGGACTGGTAAAATGCATGGTCCTGATCTATGAAGGCGTTGATGCCGTGAGTAAGATCAGAACAATCCTCGGTGCCACAGACCCGAACAAGGCCCTTGCTGGAACCATCCGAAGAGAATTCGGCTCCAATATCCGCGTCAATGCTGCACACGCTTCTGACTCACCGGAGAATGCCCAACGAGAGATGGGTGTATTGGAAGCTGAAGAGAACTTCAACGCCACCCTTATCAAGGGATATCTCGAATCTAGAGCAACCGCTTCTCCCCGCTAA
- a CDS encoding isochorismatase family cysteine hydrolase — MIDMQKDFVSGSLGTVEAQAVVDKVVAKVIGHQGSLAYTLDTHEADYLETSEGKHLPVPHCIKGEEGHQLVDQLKEPLKDAMVFEKPTFGSVELATYIAGDETITEVELVGVCTDICVVSNALLIKAMRPEIPVLVDASCCAGTTPGNHQAALETMHSCQIEVFS; from the coding sequence GTGATCGACATGCAAAAGGATTTCGTCTCGGGGAGCCTCGGCACTGTTGAGGCACAAGCGGTGGTTGATAAGGTGGTCGCAAAAGTGATTGGTCACCAGGGATCTCTTGCCTATACCTTGGACACCCATGAGGCAGACTATTTGGAAACCAGTGAAGGGAAACACCTTCCTGTCCCTCACTGCATCAAGGGGGAAGAAGGGCATCAATTGGTAGACCAGCTCAAAGAGCCTCTGAAAGATGCAATGGTCTTTGAAAAACCCACCTTCGGGTCAGTTGAGCTTGCAACATACATCGCAGGAGACGAGACAATCACGGAAGTGGAGTTGGTGGGCGTATGCACTGACATCTGTGTGGTCTCCAATGCCCTCTTGATCAAGGCAATGAGACCGGAGATACCAGTCCTCGTTGATGCAAGTTGTTGCGCTGGAACAACCCCCGGCAACCATCAGGCAGCACTGGAGACGATGCATTCGTGCCAAATCGAGGTTTTTTCTTGA
- a CDS encoding desulfoferrodoxin family protein produces MAKKLHFYRCPICHSMVDLVYDEGHSLHCCETEMQLLKPRTADERDANHEIVLTHRGDLLYVKVGSKPHPQSDDHQVTTIFLVTKHHTRRHDIRKGTPASAVFTDTDHGDVYAYCNKEGLFKVSF; encoded by the coding sequence ATGGCAAAGAAGCTTCACTTCTATCGTTGCCCCATCTGCCATTCAATGGTTGATTTGGTATATGACGAGGGGCACTCCTTGCATTGTTGTGAAACAGAGATGCAACTCCTGAAACCCAGGACCGCAGACGAGAGAGACGCAAACCATGAAATAGTACTTACGCACCGAGGGGACCTGCTCTACGTAAAAGTGGGCAGTAAACCGCATCCCCAGAGTGATGATCATCAGGTTACCACCATATTCTTGGTGACCAAACACCATACCCGGCGCCATGACATACGCAAGGGGACTCCTGCCTCTGCGGTATTCACCGATACTGACCATGGAGATGTATATGCCTACTGCAACAAAGAAGGATTATTCAAAGTCTCATTCTAG
- a CDS encoding PstS family phosphate ABC transporter substrate-binding protein: MKRLSIIVLMVITLASLGAAGKSESENVATSSFSWIEGPEVEGLPGVNPLKVSGNIITAGSSTVYPLSERMAERFKEEGYSGVITIDSIGSGAGFERFTVSGETDISNASRGIKASEIEDAKKIGRNPIEFRVGTDALAVVVSKENTFLKDATMEELGKIFSTAKLWSDINPAYPAEPIQRFIPGTDSGTFDYFSEEVFDKNPEPMLSAGHLQLSEDDNILVQGIKGSPYAIGFFGYAYYSENEDSLNILSINGIEASKANVDNNSYPLARPLFLYSDAEIMKSKPQVAAFLDFYLSYVNEEVVGVGYFPANEDELNKARQAWLDATQGAY; the protein is encoded by the coding sequence ATGAAAAGATTGAGTATTATCGTCCTGATGGTTATCACCCTGGCTTCACTCGGTGCAGCGGGGAAGAGTGAATCAGAGAATGTTGCAACAAGCTCCTTCAGTTGGATTGAAGGGCCTGAAGTTGAAGGTCTTCCTGGGGTAAACCCCCTGAAGGTCAGCGGGAATATCATCACCGCTGGAAGTTCCACCGTTTATCCCCTTTCTGAGCGTATGGCCGAAAGGTTCAAGGAAGAAGGGTACAGCGGTGTTATCACCATTGACTCAATCGGAAGTGGTGCAGGATTTGAGCGCTTCACCGTATCCGGTGAGACCGACATCTCAAATGCAAGCCGTGGTATCAAGGCAAGCGAGATTGAGGATGCAAAGAAGATTGGCAGAAACCCCATTGAGTTCAGGGTTGGTACCGATGCACTTGCAGTGGTTGTAAGCAAGGAAAACACCTTCCTGAAGGATGCAACCATGGAAGAGCTTGGTAAGATTTTTAGTACCGCCAAGTTATGGTCTGACATCAATCCTGCCTATCCTGCCGAGCCGATCCAGCGCTTTATCCCTGGAACCGACAGTGGTACCTTCGACTACTTCTCTGAGGAAGTGTTTGACAAGAATCCTGAACCAATGCTCTCTGCTGGTCACCTGCAGCTCAGTGAGGATGACAACATCCTGGTACAGGGTATCAAGGGCAGTCCCTATGCAATCGGGTTCTTCGGCTATGCATACTACAGTGAGAATGAAGACTCTCTCAATATTCTCAGCATCAACGGAATTGAAGCAAGCAAGGCGAATGTGGACAACAACTCCTATCCCTTGGCCAGACCTCTCTTCCTGTACAGTGATGCCGAGATCATGAAGAGCAAACCACAGGTTGCAGCTTTCCTGGACTTCTACCTCAGTTAT